The genomic segment GCGGGCGCGTGGTACGTGCCGGACTCGGCCGCCAACAGGGCGCCGTCCGGGCCGAGCGAGGCGACGACGAACCGGAACTTGCCGTCGCGGAGCGCCTGCGCCGCCGCCGCGCAGTCGGCCGTCGTCTCCACGGCCATCCCGGTGGCGACGGCGAGTTCGTCGCGGTTCGGCTTGCAGGCGAGGTAGGAGGCGTCGAGTTCGGCCAACGCCGCCCCGCCCATGTCGACGGCCGTCTCCCAGTCGCCCGCCGAGGCGAGTTCGTCCACGTCGTCCGTGGTGACGCCCTTCGGGAGACTGCCGGCGACGACGAGGCGGTCCGGCGCGCGTTCGCGGACGCGGTCGACCAGCGCCGTCACCTCCCCGTCGCGAACCGCCGGCCCGTCGTGGTTTATCTTGTACTCGCCCTCGGGGCCGAGAACGGTCGTGTTCAGGCGCGTTCGGTCGCCGATGTCGACGAAGTCGTTCGGGACGGCGTCCTCGTCGAGGCGGTCGCGAATCATCTTCCCGAACGGGCCGCCGAGGAACCCGGTCGCGGGGGCGTCCACGTCCAGTGCGGTGAGGTACTTCGAGACGTTGATTCCCTTCCCGCCGGCGTCGAACTTCGCGTCGTCCGTCCGGGCGACCGTCCCCGTCCGAAGCGGTTCGTCGACCCGGACGGTGTGGTCGACGGCGGGGTTGGCCGTCACCGTCAGCACGTCGTCGCCGTCGGTCATTCGGGCGGCACCTCCACGACGGTGACGCCCTCGTTCTCGAACGCCTGCCGCTCTCTCGGCGGCAACTCCTCGTCGGTGACGAACACGTCCACGTCGTGCACGTCGGCGAACTTCACGAACGAGCGCTTGCCGACCTTCGTCGCGTCGGCGACGAGGACGACGCGCGCGGACTTCTCGGTCATCAACTGCTTCATCCGCGCCTCGTCCTCGTTCGGCGTCGTCAGGCCGCCGTCGGCGTCGATGGCGTTCGTCCCCAGAAACAGGAGGTCGAAGTTCGTCCGCTCCATGAACGACTCCGCCGTCGGCCCGACGAGCGCACGGGTGCGACTGCGGAGCGTGCCGCCCGTGAGTTTCACGTCGTTCTCCTCCTTCCCGAGTTCGACGGCGAGGCGCGGCGAGTTCGTCACCGAGAGGATGGAGCCGTCTTTCGGCGCCTGTTTGGCCACCTCCATCGTCGTCGTCCCCGCGTCGAAGAAGACGACCTGTCCCTCGGCTATCTCCGCGACGGCGCGGTCGGCTATCGCGCGCTTGCCGTCGAGGTTCTGTACCTCCTTCTGCCCGTACGTCTGTTCTTTGCCGACGGTCGTGACGGGCACCGCGCCGCCGTGCGACCGTTCGACGAGGCCGCGGTCCTCCAGTTCTCGGAGGTCACGCCGGATGGTGGCCTTCGAGTAGCCGAGTTCCTCGGCCAGGCCCTCGACGGACCGCCCGTCGTCCGCCGAGACGAGTTCCACGATTCGTCTTTTGCGCTCTGCGGGTAACATAGGCGTCAGTCGTGTTCGGCAGTAGCCCCTGTTCGTTGTTAATTGTTCGTGTTCGAGAATCGTTCAGTCCTGCACGTTTTGCGCGAGAAATACGCGCGAGCGTGCAGACCGAGGCCGAGCGCAGTCGCTCACGAACGGGGGAACGCAGAAGAGAGCGCCGCGAACGCGGGCGCGTTCAGTCGAGTCTGTCGATGACCGCCTGCGTCACGGCCTCCGTCGAGGCGTCGCCGCCCAGGTCGGCCGTGCGCGGGCCCTCCGCGAGGGTCGATTCGACCGCCTCGCGGACGGCCGCACCCTCGTCCTCGTAGCCCAGGTGTTCGAGCAGCATCGCCGCCGAGAGAATCGTCGCGGACGGGTTCGCGACGCCCTCGCCCGCGATGTCCGGCGCCGTCCCGTGGACGGGTTCGAACAGGGCGTTGTCGGGCCCGATGTTCGCCGACGGTAGGAGTCCGAGGCCGCCGACGAGTCCGGCCGCGAGGTCCGACAGCACGTCGCCCGCGAGGTTCGGGCAGACGACGACGTCGAACTGCGTCGGGTCCAGACAGACGCGCGTGGCGAAGGCGTCCATCAGCACTTCCTCCGTCTCGACGCCTCGTTCCTCGGCGACGGAGACGACGGCGTCGCGGAAGCGGCCGTCCGTCTCCCGCATCACGTTCGCCTTGTGCGCGACCTGAAAGCCGTCGGGCGCGTAGTCGCAGGCGAACTCGGCGAGTCGCTCGGAGGCCGAGGTGGTGACGACGCGCGTCAGCGTCGAGAGGTCCGCCGAGAGGCGGTCCTCGTGGCCCGAGTAGACGCCCTCGGTGTTCTCCCGGAGGAAGACGAGGTCCGTCTCCGGTCGAAGCGCGTTCACGCCGGGGTACGCCTTCGCCGGGCGGACGTTCACGAACGAGTCCACCGCCGTCCGGAGGGGCAGAATCACGTCCGCGGCCGTCTCGCCCGCCGCGCCGAACAGCGTGGCGTCGGCGTCGGCGACCACGTCGTACGTCTCCTGCGGGAGTGCCTCGCCGGTCCGCTCTTTCACCGCGTCGCCCGCCTCCGCCGCGACGAACTCGAAGTCGCCGACGGCGTCGAGGACGGACACCGCCGCCGGGACGACTTCCTTCCCGATGCCGTCGCCCTC from the Halogeometricum rufum genome contains:
- the pfkB gene encoding 1-phosphofructokinase, whose amino-acid sequence is MTDGDDVLTVTANPAVDHTVRVDEPLRTGTVARTDDAKFDAGGKGINVSKYLTALDVDAPATGFLGGPFGKMIRDRLDEDAVPNDFVDIGDRTRLNTTVLGPEGEYKINHDGPAVRDGEVTALVDRVRERAPDRLVVAGSLPKGVTTDDVDELASAGDWETAVDMGGAALAELDASYLACKPNRDELAVATGMAVETTADCAAAAQALRDGKFRFVVASLGPDGALLAAESGTYHAPAVPADVVDTVGAGDALLSGFLAGLTRGESERTALKTGVTVASRVVAASGTSVPDFDGIFDDRDDVTLSAARP
- the glpR gene encoding HTH-type transcriptional regulator GlpR; translated protein: MLPAERKRRIVELVSADDGRSVEGLAEELGYSKATIRRDLRELEDRGLVERSHGGAVPVTTVGKEQTYGQKEVQNLDGKRAIADRAVAEIAEGQVVFFDAGTTTMEVAKQAPKDGSILSVTNSPRLAVELGKEENDVKLTGGTLRSRTRALVGPTAESFMERTNFDLLFLGTNAIDADGGLTTPNEDEARMKQLMTEKSARVVLVADATKVGKRSFVKFADVHDVDVFVTDEELPPRERQAFENEGVTVVEVPPE
- the leuB gene encoding 3-isopropylmalate dehydrogenase, giving the protein MTDEIVVVEGDGIGKEVVPAAVSVLDAVGDFEFVAAEAGDAVKERTGEALPQETYDVVADADATLFGAAGETAADVILPLRTAVDSFVNVRPAKAYPGVNALRPETDLVFLRENTEGVYSGHEDRLSADLSTLTRVVTTSASERLAEFACDYAPDGFQVAHKANVMRETDGRFRDAVVSVAEERGVETEEVLMDAFATRVCLDPTQFDVVVCPNLAGDVLSDLAAGLVGGLGLLPSANIGPDNALFEPVHGTAPDIAGEGVANPSATILSAAMLLEHLGYEDEGAAVREAVESTLAEGPRTADLGGDASTEAVTQAVIDRLD